One region of Eupeodes corollae chromosome 1, idEupCoro1.1, whole genome shotgun sequence genomic DNA includes:
- the LOC129939667 gene encoding organic cation transporter protein has protein sequence MAVDYVLEELMGKLGDFGSYQFYQFILHILSALLAGLHMLSLVTVAAVPEHRCYIEGVDNGTTYAPWNSSDILSAIPRTASGELDSCHMFGPNETIVKCQSYVYDRSYYQSSRTIEWNFVCGDRWLGSIAQTMYMLGVFTGAVVLGRLADKVGRKTVYCWSALLQLILGVGVAFVPQYHAFLFVRFLLGIFGSAGSYITGFVLTMELVGLSKRTSCGISFQGVFAGGIMLVAGWGALIKDRQFLQIVYGLHALLLVPHWWLMDESPRWLWAQGRATEAVNIVAKGLRINGSGIPVDKDYYIQKSKMQASLETKASAGMTDLFKTPNLRMKTLNVCLCWFANSIVYYGLSLSAGKLYGNPFLILFIMGLVEFPSYITIIFVLDKLGRRSITSTLMLGGGICCIAAAYVLQGSTTSTAIVMVGKLFIAGSFAVIYNYSAELFPTVVRNSAMGLGSMCARFAGALTPLITLLDSFDPKIPAVVFGVISLLSGFWVMFLPETMNQPMPESIQDGENFGKGDTWFSQCAGRKQTYPEDDPEHMVPLKDIDRK, from the coding sequence gtGATTTTGGAAGCTACCAGTTCTACCAGTTCATTTTGCACATTCTATCAGCTTTATTGGCTGGTTTGCATATGCTGTCATTAGTTACCGTTGCCGCTGTTCCCGAACATAGATGTTACATCGAAGGTGTTGACAATGGCACTACTTATGCCCCATGGAATTCCTCAGACATTCTGTCGGCAATTCCTAGAACCGCGTCTGGTGAACTGGATTCATGTCATATGTTTGGACCAAACGAGACTATCGTGAAATGTCAGTCTTATGTGTATGACAGATCTTACTACCAATCATCACGGACGATTGAATGGAATTTCGTATGCGGTGACCGTTGGTTGGGGTCGATTGCCCAAACCATGTACATGCTGGGTGTTTTCACAGGAGCTGTTGTTTTGGGAAGATTGGCTGATAAAGTTGGACGCAAAACAGTCTACTGCTGGTCGGCACTGCTACAGTTGATTTTAGGTGTGGGAGTGGCTTTTGTACCCCAATATCacgcatttttgtttgttcggtTTTTGTTGGGAATATTTGGTTCAGCTGGATCTTACATTACTGGATTTGTACTCACAATGGAACTGGTTGGATTGAGCAAACGAACGTCATGTGGAATAAGTTTCCAAGGAGTATTCGCTGGCGGCATCATGCTTGTTGCTGGTTGGGGAGCACTTATCAAGGATAGACAATTTCTTCAGATCGTCTATGGATTGCATGCGCTACTCTTGGTTCCTCATTGGTGGTTGATGGATGAGTCTCCACGATGGCTATGGGCCCAAGGTCGAGCTACCGAAGCGGTAAACATAGTTGCCAAAGGTCTGAGGATAAACGGATCCGGAATTCCTGTCGACAAGGACTACTACATCCAAAAGTCTAAAATGCAGGCAAGTTTGGAAACCAAAGCATCCGCAGGAATGACAGATCTCTTCAAAACACCCAACCTTCGAATGAAAACCTTGAATGTCTGCCTCTGTTGGTTTGCCAACTCAATTGTCTACTATGGCCTGTCGTTGAGCGCAGGAAAGTTGTACGGAAATCCCTTCCTCATATTGTTTATCATGGGTCTGGTTGAGTTCCCCAGCTATATTACCATAATATTTGTCCTCGACAAACTGGGAAGACGTTCGATTACAAGTACTCTGATGTTAGGTGGTGGCATTTGCTGTATCGCCGCTGCCTATGTCTTGCAGGGAAGCACAACGTCAACAGCTATTGTCATGGTTGGTAAGCTCTTCATTGCCGGATCTTTCGCTGTGATTTACAACTATTCCGCCGAATTGTTCCCAACTGTGGTGAGAAACTCAGCCATGGGACTGGGTTCGATGTGTGCTCGTTTTGCTGGGGCCCTAACACCGCTGATAACCTTATTAGATTCCTTTGATCCAAAGATTCCTGCAGTAGTGTTCGGAGTTATTTCACTGCTATCCGGATTCTGGGTGATGTTCTTGCCAGAAACGATGAATCAACCAATGCCAGAATCCATCCAAGACGGTGAAAACTTCGGAAAGGGAGATACGTGGTTTAGCCAATGTGCAGGAAGGAAACAAACCTATCCAGAAGATGATCCTGAGCATATGGTACCGCTAAAAGACATCGATCGCAAATGA
- the LOC129942021 gene encoding protein sarah, translating to MSSKSPPQSQEDNSSSPTMNQTNNNSNNNNNNTTHTGPNSGTNSVDKLSPDQDIFINPVDGLPSQHPTLPELDASNDRNEVDLDSFDDLPTSIIVTNIHSEVFTSDQMKAQMEDLFKTFSEAATFQWLRSFRRLRVNYDNAIDAANARIKLHQFEFNKKTIINCYFAQPVTPVSHKNLQPPAPVKQFLISPPASPPAGWEPREENEPLVNHDLLAALASLTPGESHELHPQSEDQPAIIVHTAKLQDSSGVAAAATKQPIVHTKCPERA from the coding sequence ATGTCCTCGAAATCACCGCCGCAATCACAAGAGGACAATAGCTCCTCACCAACAATGAATCAGACAAATAACAacagtaacaacaacaacaacaataccacTCATACGGGTCCGAACAGTGGCACAAATAGCGTTGACAAACTCTCTCCTGATCAAGACATCTTTATAAATCCTGTAGATGGCCTTCCCTCTCAGCATCCAACCTTACCCGAGTTGGATGCTTCAAATGATCGCAACGAAGTAGATTTGGACTCATTCGATGATCTGCCCACCTCGATAATTGTAACGAACATCCACTCCGAAGTTTTTACTAGTGATCAAATGAAGGCACAAATGGAAGatctttttaagactttttccGAAGCGGCTACGTTCCAATGGCTGCGTAGCTTCCGAAGACTGCGCGTGAATTATGACAATGCAATCGATGCGGCCAATGCCCGCATCAAGTTGCATCAATTCGAATTCAATAAAAAGACCATTATAAACTGTTACTTCGCACAGCCTGTGACGCCTGTGTCACACAAGAATCTCCAACCACCGGCACCGGTAAAGCAGTTTCTTATTTCTCCCCCAGCGAGTCCCCCAGCCGGATGGGAACCAAGGGAAGAGAATGAGCCTTTGGTGAATCACGATTTGTTGGCGGCGTTGGCCAGCCTCACCCCTGGTGAGAGCCACGAGCTACATCCACAGAGCGAAGACCAGCCGGCAATAATTGTGCACACAGCTAAGTTGCAAGATAGCAGTGGCGTTGCGGCAGCAGCCACCAAGCAGCCCATAGTTCACACCAAATGCCCTGAGCGAGCGTAA